One genomic window of Gracilinema caldarium DSM 7334 includes the following:
- the neuB gene encoding N-acetylneuraminate synthase: MKKVFIIAEAGVNHNGSFELAKKLVDAAKDAGADAVKFQTFKSENLVSRKAEKADYQKKNTGSNESQLEMLKKLELDYDSFLKLADYCKFKGIAFMSTVFDNESIQFLSNIEMPYWKIPSGEITNLPYLKKIGAFNKPVLLSTGMADLGEVEDAIQVLTNSGLDYNKITVLHCTTEYPAPIEEVNLLAMKSMGRAFNLRYGYSDHTEGIAIPIAAAALGAEVIEKHFTLDKGMEGPDHKASLEPVELAEMVNSIRIIEKAMGDGVKRVTKTELKNRSAARKSIVAARPIKKGAVITEDDITIKRPGDGISPMCWELVINSIAAHDFEEDEVFRW, from the coding sequence ATGAAAAAGGTGTTTATTATAGCTGAAGCTGGTGTAAATCATAATGGCAGTTTTGAGTTGGCAAAAAAACTTGTTGACGCAGCTAAAGATGCAGGGGCAGATGCAGTCAAGTTCCAAACATTTAAATCTGAAAATTTGGTGAGCCGGAAAGCAGAAAAAGCGGATTATCAAAAGAAAAATACAGGAAGTAATGAATCACAATTAGAAATGCTTAAAAAATTAGAGCTAGATTATGATAGTTTTTTAAAACTGGCCGATTACTGCAAATTTAAAGGTATAGCATTTATGTCTACGGTATTTGATAATGAAAGCATTCAGTTCTTAAGTAACATTGAAATGCCGTATTGGAAAATACCCTCTGGTGAAATAACCAACCTTCCTTACTTAAAAAAGATAGGTGCTTTTAATAAACCAGTTTTATTATCTACAGGAATGGCTGATTTAGGAGAAGTTGAAGACGCAATACAGGTGCTCACTAATTCAGGCTTGGATTATAATAAAATAACGGTATTGCATTGTACTACGGAATATCCTGCGCCTATTGAGGAAGTAAACTTGTTAGCAATGAAAAGTATGGGAAGAGCTTTTAATTTGCGATATGGGTATTCTGATCATACAGAAGGTATTGCAATACCAATTGCCGCAGCAGCTTTGGGAGCGGAGGTTATAGAAAAGCATTTTACGCTTGATAAAGGCATGGAAGGACCAGATCATAAAGCAAGTTTGGAGCCTGTTGAATTAGCGGAAATGGTAAATAGTATACGCATAATAGAAAAAGCGATGGGTGATGGTGTAAAACGCGTGACAAAAACAGAGTTAAAAAACAGGAGTGCAGCAAGAAAAAGCATAGTAGCAGCACGTCCTATAAAAAAAGGTGCAGTAATCACAGAAGATGACATCACGATAAAAAGGCCTGGTGATGGTATTAGTCCTATGTGTTGGGAATTGGTCATTAACAGTATAGCTGCTCATGATTTCGAAGAGGATGAGGTTTTTAGATGGTAA
- the neuC gene encoding UDP-N-acetylglucosamine 2-epimerase: MVKKKLAFFTGTRAEYGLLRPLMDLALKDSDLQFELYVTGMHLSLEFGHTVDQIKQDRIPITEEIEILLSGDTPTAITKSMGLALIGFGDILKKRKPDMLVILGDRFEAFCVAAAATVAHIPIAHLHGGELTLGAIDDTFRHSITKMSYLHFVATEQYKQRVIQLGEFPDRVFNVGAIGIDNILKLKLLDKNEIQNVISDKIKYPYVVITFHPETIDCQSAEDQIKEILKALDKFNDMFLIFTKANSDAGGRIINTLIEEFVSRNPDRSILFSSLGQLKYLSLIKHSLMVIGNSSSGIIEAPSLNVPTVNIGKRQDGRIKAKSVYDCGLFANDIYKTINNVKEDIKNNRINYENPYYKKDTTITIYDTIKKYLNYNKFIKNFFDLTLKY, encoded by the coding sequence ATGGTAAAAAAGAAGTTAGCATTTTTTACTGGTACCAGAGCTGAGTATGGTTTGCTGAGACCTTTAATGGATTTAGCATTAAAGGATTCAGATTTACAATTTGAGCTTTATGTAACAGGGATGCATTTATCTCTGGAATTTGGCCATACTGTTGATCAAATAAAACAAGACAGGATCCCAATAACAGAAGAAATTGAAATACTGCTTAGTGGTGATACACCTACTGCAATAACTAAATCTATGGGGCTTGCTTTAATTGGCTTTGGCGATATTCTAAAAAAAAGAAAACCAGACATGCTGGTAATTTTAGGTGATAGATTCGAAGCTTTTTGCGTTGCAGCAGCTGCTACTGTAGCACATATTCCTATAGCGCATTTGCATGGTGGTGAACTTACATTAGGAGCAATTGATGATACTTTTAGGCATTCAATAACTAAAATGAGCTATTTACATTTTGTTGCAACTGAACAGTATAAACAAAGAGTAATTCAATTGGGAGAGTTCCCGGATAGAGTATTCAATGTTGGAGCAATTGGTATAGATAATATATTAAAACTTAAGCTATTAGATAAAAATGAAATACAAAATGTAATAAGCGATAAGATTAAATATCCTTATGTTGTAATAACATTTCATCCAGAAACAATAGATTGCCAAAGTGCTGAAGATCAAATCAAAGAAATATTAAAAGCTTTAGATAAATTCAACGATATGTTTTTAATTTTTACAAAGGCAAACTCGGATGCTGGGGGGAGGATAATTAATACATTAATAGAAGAATTTGTAAGTAGAAACCCAGATAGATCTATACTTTTTTCTAGTTTAGGGCAGTTAAAATATCTTTCTTTAATTAAGCATTCTTTGATGGTTATAGGAAATTCTTCTAGTGGAATAATTGAAGCACCTAGTCTTAACGTTCCTACGGTTAATATTGGGAAAAGACAGGATGGTCGTATAAAAGCAAAAAGTGTTTATGATTGTGGATTGTTTGCTAATGATATATATAAAACAATAAATAATGTAAAAGAAGATATAAAAAATAATAGAATAAACTATGAAAACCCATATTATAAAAAGGATACTACCATTACTATTTACGATACAATTAAAAAATATTTAAATTATAATAAGTTTATTAAAAATTTCTTTGATTTAACTTTAAAATACTAG
- a CDS encoding sugar phosphate nucleotidyltransferase, with protein MHSLNEKVIIIKESARIKDALKLIDSNSEGLLFVVDNKNKLIGALSDGDIRRALISGKSLVDTIDDIYNKNPFYIFNDEYNEEYVKEVMVKNRYEVVPIINSSFFIEAYVTWDDLLSTDEYKKQWKKLNIPVVIMAGGKGTRMAPFTNVLPKPLIPIGNKTILELIIQEFLKHNILLYYFTINYKGEMIRAYFEGIEKNYEIKYLKEDDFYGTAGSLKLLPSELKGPIIVSNCDIMVKADYADVIKFHTETNASLTILSSIQHHTIPYGVIKYKEGGIVTEIEEKPEYSMCVNTGVYVVNAECLSLIPDKKVFHMTDLIEVLMKNGKKVVAYPINENEFIDIGQWDEYRKVVQKISVDF; from the coding sequence ATGCATAGTTTAAATGAGAAAGTTATTATAATTAAAGAAAGCGCAAGAATTAAAGATGCACTTAAACTAATAGATTCCAATAGTGAAGGGCTCTTATTTGTAGTTGATAATAAAAACAAGTTAATTGGTGCATTGTCTGATGGAGATATTAGGAGAGCTTTGATTTCCGGAAAAAGTTTGGTTGATACAATTGATGATATTTATAACAAAAATCCATTTTACATATTTAATGACGAATATAATGAAGAATATGTAAAAGAAGTGATGGTTAAAAATAGGTATGAAGTAGTTCCAATTATTAATTCATCATTTTTTATTGAGGCCTATGTTACCTGGGATGATTTACTTTCCACAGATGAATACAAAAAACAGTGGAAAAAGCTCAATATTCCAGTTGTTATTATGGCCGGTGGTAAGGGAACAAGAATGGCACCCTTTACTAATGTGCTTCCTAAGCCGTTAATTCCAATTGGTAATAAAACTATACTTGAATTAATAATACAAGAATTCCTAAAACATAACATTTTATTGTATTATTTTACCATTAACTATAAAGGTGAAATGATTCGCGCATATTTTGAAGGTATAGAAAAAAATTATGAAATAAAATATCTTAAAGAGGATGATTTCTATGGAACTGCAGGTAGTTTAAAGTTGCTGCCGTCAGAATTAAAAGGGCCTATAATTGTTTCTAATTGTGATATAATGGTAAAAGCAGATTATGCGGATGTTATAAAATTTCATACTGAAACAAATGCTTCATTAACCATATTATCTTCAATACAACATCATACAATACCTTATGGTGTAATAAAATATAAAGAGGGCGGGATTGTAACTGAGATTGAAGAAAAGCCAGAATATTCAATGTGTGTTAACACGGGTGTTTATGTTGTAAATGCTGAATGTCTTAGTTTAATACCTGATAAAAAAGTTTTTCATATGACAGATTTAATAGAAGTATTGATGAAAAATGGTAAAAAAGTAGTCGCATACCCAATAAATGAAAATGAGTTTATTGATATTGGGCAATGGGATGAATATAGAAAGGTTGTACAGAAGATTTCCGTCGATTTTTAG
- a CDS encoding Gfo/Idh/MocA family protein: MRILIVGFGSIGTRHFDVLSGLYPDSEIAIVSRHSSHKNVKYKTIDEVEDLRKYDYYVIASETSLHEEQLRKIDEVARGKKILVEKPLFARPGKFRPVNNVVFVGYNLRYHPLVEYVRNISSKVISVSVFTGQYLPNWRPGSDYSKSYSASIEQGGGVLLDLSHEIDYIQNLFGNLLVTGAVGGKISDLRIVTEDYASFVGVVGGRTKISITVEYLSRIPIRAMHVNTVDGTYIADFIQGTMKIKTEGMQEMEELQMGCKRNYTYSRMHRDIIEGEGSVACSYEQGCSVLEVVSRIKNLMGWSEHGK; encoded by the coding sequence ATGAGAATTTTGATTGTTGGATTTGGCTCCATAGGGACGAGGCATTTTGATGTGTTGTCAGGATTATATCCCGACTCGGAAATAGCGATTGTTAGCAGGCATTCGTCACACAAGAACGTGAAATACAAAACGATTGACGAAGTTGAAGACCTAAGGAAGTATGACTATTACGTAATCGCGTCTGAAACTTCACTGCATGAAGAGCAGCTCAGGAAAATCGATGAAGTCGCACGCGGCAAGAAAATTTTGGTTGAAAAGCCCTTGTTTGCTCGGCCGGGCAAGTTCAGACCGGTGAACAATGTGGTTTTTGTCGGGTATAATCTACGGTATCATCCGCTTGTGGAATATGTTAGGAATATTTCGTCAAAGGTCATTTCAGTTTCCGTGTTTACCGGACAGTATCTTCCAAACTGGCGCCCAGGATCCGACTATTCCAAATCCTACAGTGCCTCGATTGAGCAAGGCGGTGGCGTGTTGCTTGACCTTAGTCATGAAATCGACTATATCCAGAATCTATTCGGAAACCTATTGGTTACAGGTGCGGTTGGCGGCAAGATATCCGATTTACGAATAGTCACCGAAGACTATGCTTCCTTTGTGGGAGTGGTAGGGGGACGGACCAAAATCAGTATAACCGTCGAATATTTGTCAAGGATTCCCATTCGGGCAATGCATGTAAACACGGTAGATGGTACGTATATCGCGGATTTTATCCAGGGCACAATGAAAATTAAAACGGAAGGAATGCAAGAAATGGAAGAACTGCAGATGGGGTGCAAAAGAAACTATACATACTCCAGAATGCATCGTGACATTATCGAGGGCGAAGGATCTGTTGCCTGTAGTTACGAACAAGGTTGTTCGGTCCTTGAGGTTGTTTCTAGGATAAAAAACTTGATGGGATGGTCAGAACATGGGAAGTGA
- a CDS encoding cytidylyltransferase domain-containing protein: protein MGSEILCTICARGGSQGVKNKNIRELAGKPLIAYTIETAKAAGIFEHIVISTDSDAIAEAAETCGAEVFFRRPDELATSTAAKIPVIRHALLESEKYYGRKFTSLMDLDATSPLRSVDDIMGAWNLFIQGGYDNVITAMPSRKSPYFNIVEVDENGNVHLSKTLEKPIVRRQDAPKCFDMNASIYIWKRETLLGCDSVITENTGLYIMPEERSIDIDTELDFAFVEFLFSKRLV from the coding sequence ATGGGAAGTGAAATATTATGCACAATCTGCGCTCGTGGTGGATCGCAGGGGGTAAAGAACAAGAATATCAGGGAGTTAGCTGGGAAGCCCCTTATAGCTTACACAATAGAAACCGCCAAGGCTGCGGGAATCTTTGAACACATAGTTATCAGTACCGACTCGGACGCCATCGCTGAAGCCGCAGAAACCTGCGGAGCAGAAGTATTTTTCAGGAGGCCTGACGAACTGGCAACCTCGACAGCCGCCAAGATCCCCGTAATACGGCATGCCTTGCTCGAATCGGAAAAATATTATGGTAGGAAGTTCACTTCGCTGATGGATCTTGACGCGACATCCCCGCTCCGTAGTGTTGATGATATAATGGGAGCTTGGAATTTGTTTATTCAAGGAGGATACGACAACGTGATCACAGCCATGCCTTCTAGAAAGTCGCCGTATTTCAATATTGTGGAAGTTGATGAAAATGGCAATGTGCATCTTTCAAAAACGCTGGAAAAACCGATAGTCCGAAGGCAAGACGCGCCCAAATGCTTTGACATGAATGCCTCAATTTATATCTGGAAGCGTGAAACATTGCTTGGTTGCGATAGTGTCATTACTGAAAACACGGGACTATACATCATGCCTGAGGAACGTTCCATAGATATCGACACAGAATTGGATTTTGCTTTCGTAGAATTCTTGTTTTCCAAAAGGTTGGTTTGA
- a CDS encoding oxidoreductase, translating to MSGISALLELDGKRIVVVGGAGLLGSKICEAISRAGARCVIADINVARAEEIAEKIGSDTGARPEVTTVSIVDPSSVDEMINSVARKIGGIDVLINSSYPRNSNYGRKFENVEFKDFCENVNLHLGGYFLVSQKVLEYFKANGGGVLLNMSSVYGMIAPRFRIYDGTAMTMPVEYAAIKSAIIHLTKYMAAYYAGNNIRVNCISLGGLWDHQPESFLSEYRKHCIDKGMLDAADVVGTVLFLASDMSRYVNGQNVCVDDGFTL from the coding sequence ATGAGCGGTATTAGCGCTTTGCTCGAATTGGATGGAAAGCGTATTGTTGTTGTCGGCGGAGCGGGATTGCTAGGTTCGAAGATATGCGAAGCAATCTCCCGTGCTGGTGCAAGGTGCGTTATCGCGGATATAAACGTCGCTCGCGCAGAGGAAATCGCAGAAAAAATAGGGTCAGACACCGGGGCTAGACCCGAAGTAACTACCGTTTCGATTGTCGACCCATCTTCCGTCGATGAAATGATTAATTCGGTTGCTCGTAAAATTGGTGGCATAGATGTGCTGATTAACTCTTCCTATCCGAGAAATTCCAATTATGGTAGAAAATTCGAAAATGTTGAGTTCAAGGATTTTTGTGAGAACGTGAATCTGCATCTGGGGGGCTATTTCCTTGTTTCGCAGAAAGTGCTGGAGTATTTTAAGGCCAATGGCGGGGGTGTCTTGCTCAATATGTCTTCCGTTTATGGCATGATCGCGCCACGATTCAGAATCTACGATGGCACAGCCATGACCATGCCAGTGGAATACGCAGCAATCAAGTCCGCTATCATACACCTAACCAAGTACATGGCGGCATATTACGCCGGCAACAATATCCGGGTAAATTGCATCAGTCTTGGCGGTTTGTGGGACCATCAACCCGAATCGTTCCTCAGTGAATACAGGAAACACTGCATCGACAAAGGAATGCTAGACGCAGCCGATGTAGTTGGCACCGTTCTGTTTCTTGCTTCTGATATGTCACGTTACGTAAACGGGCAGAATGTCTGTGTAGATGATGGGTTCACTCTATAG
- a CDS encoding O antigen flippase: MKIFKTAFANLLLRGASLGSRFVLLFVLGKFLDAEAVGMYGLILAYITYAIYALGFEYYNYSTRELIIQNPENRFSLLMSQMVFFGVVYAVVLPLLSFIFVGNLLPWKYALWFYGILIFEHLSHEVNRALIAISEPFMATLILFIKTGAWAIILSVLLILFPAFRTLEILLLFWLSGVALATAWGAFVIVSKCHPTGMSRVSWAWIIKGIKVAFPLLIASLSLRGMYSLDKIFMEKVAGLAVLGAYTLFSSVSNAVIAFIDAGLIVFYYPKIILAATKNNNISGTVNDLFMRVLLFSIFLVAGGMVVTFIALPYLGKAVYIDYFYMLVWQMGSAFLYCLGVVPQLGLYGMGKDMDILLSHLLSLVVFIIAFLILKPYVGVYSVLLSQCMGFAVMVILKCAFNLKAKSSLVMSEL; the protein is encoded by the coding sequence ATGAAAATCTTTAAGACCGCTTTTGCAAATCTCTTGTTGAGGGGGGCTTCGTTAGGCTCTAGGTTTGTGCTGCTTTTTGTGCTCGGAAAATTCCTTGATGCTGAAGCGGTGGGGATGTACGGATTAATTCTCGCATATATAACGTATGCGATCTATGCCCTCGGGTTTGAGTACTATAATTACTCGACACGCGAGTTGATAATACAAAATCCCGAAAACAGATTTTCACTTCTCATGTCGCAGATGGTATTTTTTGGTGTTGTCTATGCCGTAGTTTTGCCTTTGCTGTCTTTTATTTTTGTGGGTAACCTATTACCGTGGAAGTATGCCTTGTGGTTTTATGGCATTCTAATATTCGAGCATCTTTCGCACGAAGTGAATAGAGCCCTTATCGCCATCTCTGAGCCCTTCATGGCTACGCTTATACTTTTTATTAAGACCGGAGCGTGGGCTATAATTCTCTCGGTTCTATTGATATTGTTTCCGGCATTCAGAACATTAGAAATACTTTTGCTCTTTTGGCTTTCGGGCGTTGCTTTGGCCACAGCATGGGGAGCTTTTGTAATAGTCTCAAAGTGCCATCCCACGGGAATGTCTCGGGTCTCATGGGCTTGGATAATAAAAGGTATAAAGGTAGCTTTTCCTTTGTTGATCGCAAGCCTTTCACTCCGCGGAATGTATTCGCTGGATAAAATATTCATGGAGAAAGTAGCGGGGCTTGCGGTTTTAGGCGCATATACACTGTTCTCCAGTGTTTCCAATGCCGTCATCGCATTTATCGACGCCGGGCTCATAGTTTTCTATTATCCAAAAATAATCCTGGCTGCAACAAAGAACAACAACATTTCGGGTACTGTAAACGACTTATTTATGAGAGTTTTGCTTTTTTCCATTTTTCTCGTCGCGGGAGGAATGGTGGTTACTTTTATCGCCTTGCCGTATCTCGGCAAGGCAGTTTATATAGATTATTTCTATATGCTTGTATGGCAAATGGGATCCGCCTTTCTATATTGTTTAGGCGTTGTCCCACAGTTAGGTTTGTATGGCATGGGAAAGGATATGGACATTCTTCTTTCTCATCTGCTTTCATTGGTGGTATTCATAATTGCTTTCCTAATTTTAAAACCTTACGTAGGAGTTTATTCAGTCTTACTTTCACAGTGTATGGGGTTTGCTGTAATGGTCATCCTAAAATGTGCTTTCAATCTTAAAGCAAAATCTTCCTTGGTGATGTCTGAACTATGA